The Cucumis melo cultivar AY chromosome 9, USDA_Cmelo_AY_1.0, whole genome shotgun sequence genome includes the window CTAAAACCCATCAAAAATTGCATCCTCTGACTGGAGACTCACGTGTCGACCCACAAAAAACCCAAAGAATACCCCACGGCTAAACCACGTGAAGAAAAATGCGACTGAAATACTCAGTCAAACCACGATGAAATCCGTTGATAAATGTCGCTAAAACCATTTGATGTTAGAAAATAAGGGTGATCAAATTAATTGTTGTGCCGTGACGAACCACTGCCCTGAAAGCAAGTTCGGCTGACCGTGGTGCTTCGTTATGCCGGTTGCTCtccaaggttaacacagcttTCCAATACTAACGTGCACTCGTAAGGATAGGGAATAGAAATAAAGGGATTATGTAGATGCTTAGAACGCAGAGTATGAGAACTACAGGAAGAGAGGAGGAGGTTGAAGTGAATATGTTTTTGTTGTGTGAATGATGGAATGAGTTctctccaatttatagagggACGATGAAGGCAGTGCGTGGAGGAGAACGATTATCGACAAGGAGAGGACGCGAGCGAAGATCGTAAAAATATGGCAGAGAGTGAACGTCGGCCAAATACATTGCACGACGAACGTTGAATTACGCAAACGTGCACCATGTTTGAACAAGGAAGTCGGACACCTTGACTGGGTAAATAAATTACATGTGTCCTAGCTGCCAATgcaaaaagtaaaagaaaaatagaaaaaaaattatattgctATTTTTCGCGCAAGCCCGATTGTTCGAGCCTTAGCCCGCCTTCCCGTCTGACTGGACGGACGGCGGCGGCGCGTGTGGGACAGGGTTATACTATCACCGCTTACTCAGTTTGTAGTCTCCTTTCAAGACTTGAGTTCATATGTTCTTTTCCCACTTCAAGATTTATCAATGTGGGACAAAGATTTGTTGCTTTGCTATTTGGACCAAACCCAATAAGTTATTTCCAATATTTGAAACCCCGACGAAAAATTACCACGCTACTATCCGTCGAAGCTCACGGAAACTACTCACCAACATCCCAGTCAAACCACGCAAGGACGCCTTGTACCATATGCCAAACGTCGTCGACAATGCTCAGCTCTTCCTCTTTCGATTTATTGGCCACCTCAATCTCAATCTCTCTCTACCATTTGTGTGCGGTTgtcctttctctctctttattgTTTTCCTACGGCTACCCTTTTTTTCtctatctctttttttttaataacctaaaagaagaagatatgaatatttacaaaaatgacATTGAGACATATTTCCTGTTTTGCTCTCAACTTAAAAATCCAATTTGAACCACTTAAATATTTGTCATTTTTATACCAAAAGGCCCCAAAGAGTTTAACAAAGCGTGtaaatccaaaatttcaaaGAATCCAAGACAAAATAGTGTGTCAAAGACTCCAAAGTCTAAGTTAATTCTATAAAATATTGATGGAAAAAGTGAGGTCATGCACATCcccaaagattttttttttctttcttgattctTCATTTAtctataattcaaaattacttCTTACAACTCACTTACAAATTACTCGCAAATCACTTGCAaattttttcttcctttccctTCGATAATGTTTCTATCAACTCCGATTCTCAATCCCAATCCATGGAAACCTAAAGAATCATAGCTTCTCGCACCTTCTTTGAAATTTTTGCGCATCAAGATGATGGTAGGGAGTGACATTCTTGGGAGTTCCAATTATAATGGCATGGGAGCGAGTGATATTTCATGGTGTTCCGATTTCAATTGTATGTATGTACACATGTACACATGCGTACACATGTACACGTGTACATACGAAAACACATATACACACACATGTTTGTGCATATATATAAAACAGGACAAATTATGAGAATAATGCTTTTTTTCAAACAATTTACCAAAATAATGTTCTTTCAAAACTTATTACGAAAATggtgttgtttttttttctttttttaataggGCGAGTCTTCAAGACTTGCCCTtctgtatatttttttttttataaaagagaGAGGGCGAGTCTTGAAGACTCGCCCTCattattcaaaaagaaaaagataagagGGCGAGTCTTGAAGACTCGCCCTCattcattttataaaaaaaaaaaaaaggttgcaTGCAACCCGTGACCAAAGTGCAGGAAAAGCCTGTCACTCCACGCCACGCCACTGAGAAGAAGGATGGTCACCTgaaaaaggaggaaaagaaggagaaaaatGAAGGGTTGAGATTGGATGGTGGCAGAAAATCCTACGGTGTAGAGGATTTTGCTAACCATTTAAATCtaccattcttcttcttcttcttcacatatcctcccttcttcttctccttcacgAAAAATTtctcccttcttcttctcctctcaaCCTCCTTTCGGGTGTTGTAAAAAACACTTGATCTTATCACATATCCTCCATTCTTTTTCTCCATCACAAATATATTTCATCTTCTACAAATTTAGGTATGAAATTTATTTGtaaatgtaatttttatttgaatatgTTATTGTATTATATTATTAGATTTTGTGTTATTgttgaatttatttaataatataataataataataataataataatgtcaaTGCTAATCAATAGTGGCTCCGCAACTCCTACATGTCAATGCTAATCAATTACACGGTCGAGCTTATGGTTCAAGGTATactatttcaatttaatttagattaagagtaactttttatatatagttcaattaaaatctaaattattaCTTCAACAATACAGATGGAGAGATCAATTTTGTGTGACAAGATCGGCTACACATGTAGTCTCTCAGTACAGGTACATGTTTGATCTTCTTCAACCTAGTCAGGTACGTCATGCTGAACTTCAATTTCAAGTTCCATATTTTTTTAAGTTCTCAGTATAGGTACGTTATTTGTTTCATACAATTTGTTTCAGATTGTCTGGGAGCCATACAAAACTGTCATAGATAGTTTGCCACATTTTTGTACAAACGGTCACAACATATGGCGGACGATTAGTCCTCTCATATGTTTCTACATTGGTGAGTGGCATCATCCTGATAGAGTACTTAGACAGTTCGGTATTCAACAAGCTGTTCCACGTGACTGTAATACTGAACCACTGTTGCACAACATTGACCTGAGGACTGCTGATTGGTCAGATAGAGTTGCTCATTTAGTGATGCGATGGCATAATCGCAGAAGGTTTACTGCTACGGGACCTCCAATTGAGCAGTTTGATATGGATGTAACTCAAGAATACATCAATTGGTACAAAAACAGTAGCAAGCTCTATATCACCCAACCGGGAGCTGCTATGAGTCATCTGGTATACATTTAAAAATTGTATAGTTGTTTTTAGTGTTAAATTATTTTCAATGAtttctaattcattttaatattttacagaGATCAAACAATATTAGACTTCGGAATGTTGCAGATGATCCACAACAGGTTCTAAATATATGCAACGATAACGAGCAGTATATGGAGAACATCCACTATATGTACGATGTCCCTATTGTACCTGCTCCTGTTCAGAGGAGACGTCCTCTAGTGCAAGAGCCCGATCAATTGGAAGAAGTTGACCAACACGGGGAAGAAGTGCCTCCAATGACACAAACACAAAGCGAGCATAATTACGTTAGTCCAGTAATGATGATGCCAACATTTGGAACGACATATTATGATTCAGAAGTCGGTCAATCGTCAGACTTTGGAAGAGGATATTACAATTCAGAGGCAGGTCAATCATCAACGGACTTTGGGCAACAATACTATGATTTAGGGAGCGATCCATCGTCTTCATACATGCATGGTCACGGGCGTGGTCGTGGAGAACATAATGAATATTTGTACTACGAAGTGCCTGCAGCGGTACCCGAGCAATCAAATGAGCTACAGCAACAAGAGAATGCAGCAGTACCCGGACAATCAGAtgagcaacaacaacaagagaATCAGGAGGAAATACAACAACAGAGAGTTCAAAGTCGACGACGACAACCGGCTAGAAATCGTCGACGTCCAGGTTGTGGaacacattgattttttttcctttgaatgaaaattgttaaattattgtattaaacattttgattcatatttaattattttacaatCAAAAGTACTTACTACAAATTTACGGCCTCCaattaatagaaaaatatattttaattttttgtatgGTGAAGAGTGCATGGAGAGTATACCAGATCATCCAAGTTTATAATACGAAATCCAAAACGAGCCAAAAATGAGCCATAAATTTTCAAGGTTTTGATTAAATCCTAATTCTTCAAGATTTTCATTCACATGTTGAacgacaaatatatatttttctattgaatatatacatatgtaagATTCAATTAATAACGATTTATAATTTTGACTTAATTGAATGGGCTAAATAATAGACACAACCCACTTGTTGAATAGCAATAAAAAGTTCTATTTATTCGTTACAATCTTCCAAATATTAATTCCAACATACATACCAAATTTTCTACATTTTTTTAGCCTTTTTTTAGCGGAGTCttgtgcattttttttttatatagggCGAGTCTTGAAGACTCGCCCtacttaaattaaatatagaagGGCGAGTCTTCAAGACTCGCCCTACTTaaacttcttcttccaaaacAACAAGGGCgagtcttaaaaaaaattaaaaaaaaaaaagagcatcAATTTGGTAATAAGTTTGCAAACAACCTTATTTTGGTAATAAGTTtgcaaaataacattattttgGTTAATGGTCCTataaaacaacaacaaaaaaaaaacaaataaaaatgaaattttttttcttgaggAGAGTCCTTTCCTCGTTTCTCTCGTAGAAATTTTTGCAATTGGAGGATGTTAACTATTTTCGTGAATTCatattacatttttaaaaattaatatttcaaCATTAGGAAGAACACACGTCACCCAAGCTTCAAAACAATGattataattaaaatcattCTATACAATATccaatataacaattatattaaaatttttaaatatattaacaTTATTCTATtgtaaaattgttaaaatatatatatatatatatattatttttttgcAATGTCAaggtgttggaatttatgtcctaaaactcgtagtttgtaatcatattctattcaataaagttgttattgagaaattaaatactataatcttagaTCCagtaaactaagatcccaaaactatttttgagtaaactttaactttatgtatagacataaaaatggattaagttcgagtaaataacctaaatagtctatagtatatgaatgaaagttgggtgccttattcagagatactataAATGCGGCTcactttgtagttaatacaaacgatataatcctaaattgttcatgtagagacatgaaagtgggggtaTCCTacgtaaaaggtttacataagacagaaccatgaaatagtcacttttatgttataacaCCATTTACTATCTAAAattgactatctcgattattgatgacctaggtaacttaatcttaacaCTAAGCTAActtgaactcctgttcacacgagatcaTCTTTACATCTGCATAGCTGAGGGCAGCAACTCATTAACGTTggctcaataagcctcccatttcaggagtaagatcgggtggatagttgggaacatagggtgcaagacggaattcactcttacccgctttagggttaatagataggttattcccttaaggtctgaatctaagtcttgaataaatgggccccaccctctctttagcctgagagggattcagtttataggttgaaccttaaaaccaattgttcaatagtggatcagtgggacttaaggagaaatatgtagtcttaggggtaaaacagtatttttcGACCCAGCTAAGcttacgaacaacttgtgaaagattaacttactaatcataattatatcaaatggatacaaatatatctatagtgagggaagtgcaactacgagtctttagtggaatgacctgttagttaacgaatattgatcaGCTCGATATAAAAGAGTTTTGCCAGTTAATTTTagatcgttggagtccatgatctataggccattaggttcccttgctagctcatatgaaataaacttagaatagtatcatggaatgagtcgaattatTCGATTttagagaggagagagaaactaacaagtatatgtgatatagtcgtcagTTTTTTAGATTACCaatagagctttatgcttaaataggatttaaatattaaaaatatgaatgcagACTCATACTTGGAAGCTcgaaaaagatgaaaatagtcaaagttgtaaaaactcaaaatggtgacttttcactttgaaaagtcaaactttgactagCAATATagtcaaatgtgatttgaattttgagaaaataaatgtgaattcattgaacaaattgtaaaaagtcaaaatcatgactttttggtttgaaagGTCAAAGTTTTTGTTTGACCAAAGTTATTGGAAAAATCCAATATATTGTTGGATAAACCCACTGACTATAGTGGGCTAAGTGTTAGCAAATTATGAAGACATTAAGCTCACTAATAGTTAGTATGTTATGTGTTGTTAGCACATGTGTTTGCGCACATGTAACCTTGCATgtaaattctctataaattgtGTTATTATAGCCTCAAGaaaaaaatttggtattttttcttaaaattaaaattaggttgtttttataaaacaaaagtTTGACCCTTTATCCatatttatttttcatcttcTATCTAGAATCGCAAAGAATCCAAGGCTAAAAAGTGTTTCAAATACTCCAACTATATGTTATAAAGTAATGAACGAATACTATAGAGGAAAAGGACTAAAGACTATTAAATGACTTTGAATTGTTTTGGATGTTTTATATACCTTTTAGCAGTTTAGTTGTATGTAATATTTTAGGCATATATTTATAagtttttaatataataaactttgtttttttttttatgtattacTTTTTGGAGTTTtgaataatttaataattttggaTGTAACAACCTTAACTTTTTGGAGTTGTGTAATGTTTATTGTTTTGAATAATGTATTACATTATATTATTGtacataatatattatatatagtaCTTTATATAGTATGTTATATACATTGTACATAATGTATATATAATGTATATAAATAATATCTTATagagactatatatatatatatatatatatacacacatacatacatagatgcatatatattattatacaaGGTAATGAcacaattcaaaaaatcaaaattgtcacgttctgaatctaccaaacgctatttttgggcaccaccacttgaagatcttcctattctctgagttgatattttgttttgtggttgttttgtgggaaccaaaattgaaGTCTCTGTaacaattaatatatatatatatatatatatatatatatatatatatattaaatattcaaatttcaattttaaaaaatatcttgcttaataaacattttttcaaatatcaattttcaactttttaaaatacattttcttatttaatatctttccaaatttcaaatttcaaatactGATCTtcatgttttttaaaaaaagatatatatgaacaaaatatcttattaaatatttaaatcttcaaatttcaattttcaaaaatatatttagagATCGAAAATATACAAGAATTTATAGagattggaatttgaatattggaaagaccattttttaaattaaaaattagaattttgaaatatttaataaggaaagatatttttttaaattgaaatttggagatttaattatttaataacatattttgttaatatatatattttttttaaaaaaaatgaaggttgctatttgaaatttgaaaaggtAATTAAcgagaaaatttatttttaaaaattgaaaaaatatttaataagaaaaatattttttaaaatcgaaatgtgaatatttgaatatttaatatatattaattattaatatatatatatatatatatatatatatatatatatatatatatatattatcttaAAAATAAGGTGTGGGGTCCacattatattaaatattaatatatatatatatatattaaataatggaagaaaagaaaattgtgGGGTCTACGCATTGAAGTCGTGGACCCCATCTACGACTTCCAAGCAAAATCGTGTACCGGGTAAATGATTTTGCCCAAATTGCTCTActtttgtcaatagtttgccTTCTACCCTAtttttaacaatattttttaaaaatacattattaaaaataaatgttcAACATAATCCTTCTGCATTTTTGTCGTACGTATAACTCCAAGAAGAGAAAAGTTAGAGAGAATCTAGGAACGTGGAAAAACCACCCATGTTccttattaattaataaattaaaataatattaatattaaattaattaattaattaattaaatcatatttaactgaatatctctcacataacttatagttttaatttaattaatttaattaaatcaaattcagttaaatcaaattaaactaaactattaattaattctctaattaattaatttctaaattaaatattttatatttgatttaattcaaatttgaatcatactcaaatataaatttatctcataatatatagttttaatatgtatcatatacactttaaattttgaactaaaGTTTTAATACGAatctaattcatattaaattaatatttgaactcattcaaatattttattctctcataaattaattttgaatcatatccaaaattaaatttatataataaagattaattaaaatataaactttatattataatgtattgtcatacattatattaattcccaaagtaaatatGAGCTTTTCAAATTACTACTAATATGGATAAAtatcattaccctttacgagctacgAAGGAGaactaatggacctatagatctgaaactacaacgatatgagattaattggctaaactcattaaccacattaatcaatattcgttaactatgtgtacacttctgtaaagactcatagttgaactcttctcgctgtagatatatatttgtgtccatagatatagaccaatatcagtaatttagtccttcacaagtgttcgaaACACCACGTGGgtcaaattactgttttacccTTAGGTTACttttagttcttaaataccagtgcttcTATAACGAAAAacatgtttatggtccaaccactaaatagaaacccctctcgtgtcatagagagggtagggtcttttgttcaagtcccgaagACACCATTTATGGGAACACTTATCCACTTACCCTAAAGtgaaggagtgaatttcatctcgtgtgattatgtttccagctccccactcgaccttgtcccaaaatgataagcatattgaatCGAAAATTTGGCCATTCTCACCCATATAAATCAAAGGATAATCCCTCGtgaataggagttcataatacactcagcattgaaactaagttacctaggtcatcctaatgagaatagaaatccaactagttaacggagttacatctagtggttactatttcgtggttcggacttatgcaaactcattgcatatgatagcctcactcgcatgtcacctacatgAAAGTGTTGGATCAttatgtttgtatcaaatacaaagtgagtcgtatgcATAATGTTAACAAGGATAAAGTACATaaccttatccctatactataaaCCTTTTAAGTTGATCTCAAACATTAATTCTTGTAagtctctacatattgttctactcatcaaacaacttaggatgttagtttattggatttactatctacgagttttaggacataaaacccaacacttACTACCTATTAGAATTCAACTTTGTTGATGTATACTTGTTAATTATTGCACCTCAACCATCCTTCTGTAATTAGGTCAATATTGTACATCCTATTGTGCTTGtgctattattttaaaattggaCTTTCATACTTGATTGCCTAATGTTTCTTTTAGGTCTACAAAAGTAATGTTTGACTGTCATTCTTGTTCTAATATGAGTCAATTCCTATATTCatttcatttaatttggttttcACAGTGTTGGTCATATCCCCTATTTTTTGGGATACTTATTGATTGTTTACTATCATCCTTTCactataaatatagaaaaaataattGAGTTCCTTGCATCCTTGGGCTTCCTCAAATTTCCCTCTATTTTTACCTCATTGCTATGTTTATCATGCCTGAAGTACATGTTTCCTTATGTTGTAGTTCACATTCAATTACTGTCTTTTCCCATATGTTTTTACCTCTATAATATAACATTTGAACTTTCATGTTTTCTTGCATTGTGTTTACACTTCTATCATCTTATACTTTTGCCTTCTCTTTATAAACCATCTTTAAACTTGTATAAACTTTTATAAGTTGCATTCTATTTTAGCATTACcctattttgatatattttgtatgCTTACCATTCTTATACTACATGTGTGCTTCCATTATTCTCTTACATGTCCAGCTCCATTGTAATTTTAAATCATGCGTATGAAGAAGAAATTCTTCATACACGAGATTTTTGTCATTGCGTCTACTATATTTCATTTGTGATGTCATTTTTTTCGACTATGTGAAATTCTACTTAAAGGACATTTTAGTTGAATGAACTTGAACAAATTTCATAACTCTGAGACTacttttctttccttatttCATTTGTTGAATCTTACATTTGTTTATTCGTACGGGTTACATGTGAATCGTATAGGCAAATTTTGGGTAACTAAGCAGTATATtatcacactttttttttactctcttttcaaattttgaatttacaTCAATTctgtttaaaaatattttttgttgTTCATTGTTTCAGGTTACTCCAGTTACACTTATTTCGCTTCCAAGGTATACGAGTTATTATTcgtgtaaactttattttgtccCTTGTTTTCACACCATTTTTTTGCTTATTTCAAGTTTTGTAATACTTATGAAAAACTTTGCACACAAGAATTTGTTCTCCTATAACGGTTTTTGGGTttgtattttataatttataaatttacaTTTGTGGTTATTTAATTCATATTTTCTAGTAAGAGGAATGCACATTGTTCATCATATGTATATTTTAGGATTGATTTATTTTGCATATAAATTTAACGTAAATGTTACCCATACGTATAACTAAGTTAGGAAAAAAGTCGAAGAATACATTTGAGAAATG containing:
- the LOC127150917 gene encoding uncharacterized protein LOC127150917; the protein is MFDLLQPSQIVWEPYKTVIDSLPHFCTNGHNIWRTISPLICFYIGEWHHPDRVLRQFGIQQAVPRDCNTEPLLHNIDLRTADWSDRVAHLVMRWHNRRRFTATGPPIEQFDMDVTQEYINWYKNSSKLYITQPGAAMSHLRSNNIRLRNVADDPQQVLNICNDNEQYMENIHYMYDVPIVPAPVQRRRPLVQEPDQLEEVDQHGEEVPPMTQTQSEHNYVSPVMMMPTFGTTYYDSEVGQSSDFGRGYYNSEAGQSSTDFGQQYYDLGSDPSSSYMHGHGRGRGEHNEYLYYEVPAAVPEQSNELQQQENAAVPGQSDEQQQQENQEEIQQQRVQSRRRQPARNRRRPGCGTH